Proteins co-encoded in one Rattus rattus isolate New Zealand chromosome 5, Rrattus_CSIRO_v1, whole genome shotgun sequence genomic window:
- the LOC116900396 gene encoding olfactory receptor 4P4-like, which produces MECQRNISEFLLMGLSSKHNIEVLCFIFFLFCYFAILCWNLLIFFSIRYSSLFNQPMYYFLSHLSSMDICYTSCVTPKLIGDLLVRRKTISHSNCILQVFVMHFFGMIEILILTAMAFDRCVAICRPLHYMVIMSRPRCHVLIWTSWIGGVAHSLPQVMMLICLPFCGPNEIDNYYCDIFSLLKVACTDTYITGILMVANSGVVAFVIFVLLFGSYVVILFTLRHYSSEGRRKALSTCGSHISVVILFFGPSIFSYLRPPTTYPEDKVFALFYTIIAPMFNPLIYTLRNTEMKTAIKKVWCQTTFLGEKHN; this is translated from the coding sequence ATGGAATGCCAGAGGAACATTTCAGAATTTCTCCTCATGGGGCTATCTTCCAAGCACAATATTGAAGtgctttgcttcattttcttcttattctgCTACTTTGCCATCTTGTGTTGGAATCTTCTCATCTTTTTCTCAATTAGATACAGTTCTCTCTTCAATCAACCCATGTACTATTTCCTCAGTCATTTATCTTCTATGGACATTTGCTATACCTCTTGTGTGACACCCAAACTGATTGGGGATCTGCTTGTAAGGAGAAAAACCATCTCCCATAGCAACTGCATACTGCAGGTATTTGTCATGCACTTCTTCGGAATGATTGAAATCTTAATCCTGACAGCCATGGCCTTTGACCGCTGTGTGGCCATCTGTAGGCCTCTTCACTACATGGTGATCATGAGCAGACCCAGATGCCATGTTCTTATCTGGACTTCCTGGATTGGTGGTGTTGCCCATTCTCTTCCCCAGGTTATGATGTTAATCTGTTTGCCCTTCTGTGGCCCCAACGAAATTGACAACTACTACTGTGACATTTTCTCTTTGTTGAAAGTTGCTTGCACTGACACCTACATCACTGGTATCCTCATGGTTGCCAATTCAGGAGTTGTTGCCTTTGTaatctttgttctcttgtttGGTTCATATGTAGTTATACTGTTCACATTAAGACATTACTCATCAGAGGGGAGACGCAAAGctctttctacctgtgggtcccATATCTCtgtggttattttattctttggacCTTCCATCTTTTCCTACCTTAGACCACCTACCACTTACCCTGAGGACAAAGTCTTTGCCCTGTTTTACACTATTATTGCTCCTATGTTCAACCCCCTCATATATACTCtaagaaatacagagatgaagACTGCCATAAAGAAGGTTTGGTGTCAAACAACATTTTTAGGAGAAAAGcataattaa
- the LOC116900395 gene encoding olfactory receptor 4P4-like, whose amino-acid sequence MGNVTVFILLGLSDNENIEVLCFVLFLFCYIAIWMGNVLIMVSITCTKLMDQPMYFFLHYLSLCDLCYTSTVTPKLLTDLLAERKIISYNNCMTQLFLLHLLGAIEVFILTAMAYDRYVAICRPLHYTVIMSRQRCNELLAVCCTGGFVHSASQSLLIAFVSFCHHNEIDHYFCDVYPLLKLACTDTHRIGLFVIVDSGLLALVTFVVLMVSYFLILHTISVYPAESRSKALSTCGSHITIVVLFFVPVVFIYIRPNTTFPEDKVFALFYTIIAPMFNPLIYTLRNLEMKHAIKKMWYHQIPSYKKQIP is encoded by the coding sequence ATGGGGAATGTTACTGTGTTTATTCTCTTGGGACTGTCTGACAATGAAAATATTGAAGTCCtctgttttgtattatttctattttgctACATTGCTATTTGGATGGGCAATGTTCTCATAATGGTTTCTATCACATGCACTAAGCTCATGGACCAacccatgtatttctttcttcattacctATCACTTTGTGATCTTTGTtacacatccacagtgacacccaAACTCCTGACTGATTTACTGGCAGAAAGGAAGATAATTTCCTATAATAATTGCATGACAcagctctttcttcttcatttgcttGGTGCCATTGAGGTCTTTATTCTCACAGCAATGGCCTATGACCGTTATGTGGCGATCTGCAGGCCCCTGCACTACACCGTCATTATGAGCAGACAGAGATGCAATGAGCTCCTTGCAGTTTGTTGCACTGGAGGATTTGTGCACTCAGCCAGTCAGTCCCTTCTCATTGCCTTTGTGTCCTTTTGTCATCACAATGAGATAGACCACTACTTCTGTGATGTATATCCTTTACTAAAATTAGCTTGCACTGATACACATAGAATTGGCCTGTTTGTTATTGTTGATTCTGGACTACTTGCTTTGGTGACATTTGTAGTTTTAATGGTATCTTATTTTCTAATACTACATACCATAAGTGTTTACCCAGCAGAGAGCCGTTCCAAAGCTCTTTCCACATGCGGTTCACATATAACCATTGTGGTTCTGTTTTTTGTGCCTGTTGTCTTCATTTACATCAGACCAAATACAACATTCCCAGAAGACAAAgtgtttgctcttttctataccaTCATAGCTCCCATGTTCAACCCTCTGATCTACACACTGAGGAACCTGGAGATGAAgcatgcaattaaaaaaatgtggtatcaTCAAATACCTTCATACAAGAAACAAATTCCATAA
- the LOC116900394 gene encoding olfactory receptor 4P4-like has product MDYRTNITEFLLLGFSQTKEIQIICFVLFLLCYIAILFGNLLIIISVTCSHLLNQPMYFFLSYLALSDLCYTSTVTPNLIINLVATRKSISYNGCMTQLFTMHFFGGIEVFILTGMAYDRYVAICKPLHYTIIMNRQKCDAVIVASCAGGFLHSFGQFLLAVFLPYCGPNEIDHYFCDVYPLLKLACTDTRKIGFLVIANSGLMGLVTFLVLLISYAVILYTVRSYSTENRRKALSTCSSHVTVVVLFFAPLLFIYIRPATTLPEDKVFALFYTIIAPMLNPLIYTLRNKEMKNATKRLCYRITGSEGSRVNGFTVFHHHTVS; this is encoded by the coding sequence ATGGACTATAGGACTAATATCACAGAATTTCTTCTCCTAGGATTTTCTCagacaaaagaaatacaaattatctgctttgtattatttttactttgttacaTTGCAATTTTATTTGGGAACCTACTTATCATTATTTCTGTTACATGTAGTCACCTTCTCAACCAGCCTATGTATTTCTTTCTGAGTTACCTTGCACTTTCTGACTTGTGCTACACCTCCACTGTGACACCGAACCTGATTATCAACTTAGTAGCAACAAGAAAGTCAATTTCCTACAATGGTTGCATGACACAGCTCTTCACTATGCACTTCTTTGGGGGCATTGAGGTCTTTATTCTCACAGgaatggcctatgaccgctatgtggccatctgcaagccCCTGCACTACACCATCATCATGAACAGGCAGAAGTGTGATGctgtaattgttgcttcctgcgCTGGGGGATTTCTGCATTCCTTCGGTCAATTTCTCCTGGCAGTGTTCTTACCCTACTGTGGACCCAATGAAATAGATCACTATTTCTGTGATGTGTACCCTCTGCTCAAACTGGCTTGTACTGACACCAGAAAAATTGGTTTCTTGGTCATTGCTAACTCCGGCTTGATGGGCTTAGTGACTTTCTTGGTCTTGTTGATATCATATGCTGTGATCTTATACACTGTTAGGTCTTACTCTACAGAAAATCGTCGCAAAGCTCTTTCCACTTGCAGTTCACACGTCACCGTGGTAGTCCTTTTCTTTGCTCCTCTACTGTTTATTTATATTCGACCAGCAACTACATTACCAGAAGACAAAGtatttgctctcttttatacTATCATCGCTCCCATGCTCAACCCCCTCATTTATACACTCAGAAACAAGGAGATGAAGAATGCCACCAAGAGACTATGTTACCGTATAACAGGGAGTGAAGGAAGCAGGGTGAATGGCTTCACTGTTTTCCACCATCACACAGTTTCTTGA